In the genome of Chrysiogenia bacterium, the window GAAGAGCTTGTAGCGGATGGCATCGACGATGGCCTGGTACGAGGCCTCGAGGATGTTGTGGGAGACGCCCACGGTGCCCCAGCGGTCTTCGCCGTCGGTGCTTTCGATGAGCACGCGAACCTTCGATTCGGTGCCATGCTCGCCCGCCAGGACGCGCACCTTGTAATCGACCAGTTCGACCTCGGAGAGCTCGGGGAAGAATTTCTCGAGCGCCTTGCGAAGCGCGGCATCGAGCGCGTTGACCGGGCCGTTGCCCAGCGCGGCGGTATGCTCGATGTGGCCGTCCACTTCCACCTGCACGGTTGCCTCGGCGACGGGATCTTCGTCCTCGTGACGCTTTTCATCGATCACGCGGAAACCAACCAGCCGGAAGTTCTTGAGCCGTTTCTTGTGCTTGATCTCCTGCATGAGCAGTTCGAATGAAGCCTCGGCCCCCTCGAATTCAAAGCCTCCGTGCTCGAGGGCCTTGAGCTGCTCGACGACGTCCTTGAGAGCCGGATCGCTGGGATCGACATCGAGGCCCCATTCCTTGGCCTTGTAGAGCACGTTGGACTTGCCCGAGAGATCCGAGACGAGCACGCGCTGGCGGTTGCCCACCAGCGTGGGATCGATGTGCTCATAGGTCTGGGAGTTCTTCACCACAGCCGAGACATGCACCCCGCCCTTGTGAGCAAAGGCGCTCTCGCCCACGTAGGGCTGGCGCTTGTCGGGGCTGGAATTGAGCAGTTCGTAGATGAGCCGCGAAGTCTTCTTGAGGTTCTTGAGCTGCGCCTTGCTCACGCAGGGATAGCCCAGCTTGAGCTGCAGGCTCGGGATGATGGAGATCAGGTTGGCGTTGCCGCAACGCTCGCCAAAACCATTGATGGTCCCCTGCACCTGACGGGCGCCGGCCTCGACCGCCGCGACCGAGTTGGCCGCCGCCATCTCGCAGTCGTTGTGGGCGTGAATGCCCACCTGCACATCGGGAAAGCGTGAGACCACCGCAGCGACGTTCTCGCGCAGAACGCTGGTCATGGTCCCGCCGTTGGTATCACAGAGCACCAGCGCGTCGGCCCCGGCGCTTGCCGCACTCTCCAGCGTGGAGAGCGCATACTCGGGGTTGTCCGCGTAACCGTCGAAGAAGTGTTCGGCGTCGTAGAAGACCTCGTCGAAGTGCTTTTTGAGATACTTCACCGTGTCGTGGATGAGGTCGAGATTTTCTTCCAGCGAGATTCCCAGCGCCTTCTGCACGTGCAGCGTCCAGCTCTTGCCGAAGATGCAGGCCACCGGCGTGCCGCAGCTCAGCAGCGCGCGGACGCTCGGGTCCTTGCCGGCGCTGGTACCCGCGCGGCGGGTCGACCCAAACGCGGTCGGGCGCGCGTTTCTGAGTTTTTCCTTCTGAATCCGCTCGAAGAAAGCGGCATCGCGCGGGTTGGAACCGGGCCACCCGCCCTCGATGTAGCTCACCCCCAGATCGTCGAGGGCACAGGCAATGCGTACCTTGTCCTCGACCGAGAAGCTCACGTCCTCGCTCTGGGTGCCGTCACGCAGGGTGACGTCGTAGATGGTGACTTTCTTGCTACTCACAGCGGTTCTCAGGAGGCTACCTTGTCCAGCTCGAATTCTTCATGGAGCGCCCGCACGGCGAGCTCGGTGTACTTCTCATCCACCACGCAGGAGACCTTGATCTCCGAGGTGCTGATCATCTGGATGTTCACACCCTCTTTGGCAAGGCAGTTGAACATCCGCGAGGCAACACCCGCGTGCGAGCGCATCCCGACACCAATGGCCGAGACCTTGGCGATCTTGGAATCCGTGATGACCCCCGCAGCGCCCGTTTCCTCGGCGATCTTGCGCACGATTTCCTCAGCGCGCGGCACGTCAGCCTTGCCCACGGTAAAGGTCATGTCCGTGTGCCCTTCGCTCGAGATGTTCTGGATGATCATGTCCACGTTGATGTTCGCGCCCGAGATGGCTGCAAACAGTTTGGCGGCAAT includes:
- the cimA gene encoding citramalate synthase; its protein translation is MSSKKVTIYDVTLRDGTQSEDVSFSVEDKVRIACALDDLGVSYIEGGWPGSNPRDAAFFERIQKEKLRNARPTAFGSTRRAGTSAGKDPSVRALLSCGTPVACIFGKSWTLHVQKALGISLEENLDLIHDTVKYLKKHFDEVFYDAEHFFDGYADNPEYALSTLESAASAGADALVLCDTNGGTMTSVLRENVAAVVSRFPDVQVGIHAHNDCEMAAANSVAAVEAGARQVQGTINGFGERCGNANLISIIPSLQLKLGYPCVSKAQLKNLKKTSRLIYELLNSSPDKRQPYVGESAFAHKGGVHVSAVVKNSQTYEHIDPTLVGNRQRVLVSDLSGKSNVLYKAKEWGLDVDPSDPALKDVVEQLKALEHGGFEFEGAEASFELLMQEIKHKKRLKNFRLVGFRVIDEKRHEDEDPVAEATVQVEVDGHIEHTAALGNGPVNALDAALRKALEKFFPELSEVELVDYKVRVLAGEHGTESKVRVLIESTDGEDRWGTVGVSHNILEASYQAIVDAIRYKLFKHRLKKK